The segment AAATTTACCATCTTACAATCGCATAGACTCccatcaaattttgaattaattggaTACAACATAGAAGTATTATACAAAGTTTGGACTATGGAGTTTGGATagatgaattgaaaatttttatttaagagaaGAAAGTAAGTGACATCTACCATCATTTAAAAGCCTCAAAAGTCTAATAAACtacttgaaattataactatttattaattatcaacaattgttttatatttatagtaacaaattaagttttttttttttaataaacaaaaaaatatgcatttgtcatctaaaagaaaaagcattTTTCCTAAACCCATTTAGGCATGCCATACAATATAATTCCCAaatcaagattaaaaaaaaaaaaaaaaaggatttccaCACTTGATTGTACTGGCTTAAATTGCTCATATTATGAAATTCAAGCATCTGGTACACCATATATACTATAGATGCACCAAATTTTTACATTGGAAAAGTGAATCCTACCATAGAAGAATTCTAAATAAAAGTTTCTAATGCATTGTGGAGGATTTTCTCCCAATCAAGGTGATCTCATTcctgttaaaaagaaaaagaaaaagaaaaaaaaggcattaTTAGGATGACAATGGAGGTCGGTGACAACTAACAGTAATGCCACGTGGCAAGATAACGGAGTGCCTTGTAAGCAACAGAACCAATTAACCAACCAACGAACTCAAACGTGACAGGTAAGTCAAGAAAAGTTTATGATGATGAATTTTGAGTTAGGCTTAACTACTATTCCACTTGATTGCCATTCAAGCCCACCTAATACTGTCATGctcaatttctctttttatttcaacttctcttttcctttcatagaatcatgatttttttttttttttttttttttaaattttagaaaaagaatCATGGAGCTTAATCAGTGATTGAAGGGGATGCTGAGACAGTGATCAGGGCACTTCAGTATGGCGGCTGGGAGAGAGCTCAAGGGGGTCACCTAATAAAAGATATTTCTGCTTTAAAAAACTCTTTTCAGAGTAGTTCCTTCTCTCATGTTGGTCGGCAAGGCAATGCAGTCGCTCATGCCTTAACCCAGAGAGCAAgacattcattttctttttctgtctggATGGAGCATGTTTCACGTGacattgtttcttttctttcatctgATTTTCATATTCCTTAATTAATAAAGCAGCAGCAcgtttccttctcaaaaaaaaaaagaaaaaagtgaaggctcaaattctttatttatCCTAGTTTAGATTCTTTTGTATTATATTATGACTGACTTGCAtgcaaaaaaaagtaattaaaatgtTATCTGTGATAACCCTATTTATGGTACAAGTGAATATAACTATAGgaaaatttgaattataaatgTCTTAGCTGTAAATACCATGATGTGCTAATTAGTTGAGCTACATGGCTCCTATAGCAACTCTAGAATTAGTCTAAAGTTTAGtttattattatactttttaattaatttattgtaCGACATtgattttaatagtaaaaatgtaGTCGTTAAGAGTTTTCCATTGAAAATATAGGTCTCTACGATTGAACCTCTCTCACGCccaattctaaaataaattatagggAAATTTACGATTAAATagtataataaattaaaacttgtagtttaaaaaaaaaaaattatccaatgAAGTTTCGAAAAGAAACAAATCTAACACTATTGTATTAAAAGTAACAAatcaaattctaattttaaaaacaacaaattaaattatcaatttatattaaatctcaaacataattttgttcCACTtaaattgattgaaatttaatttgttatattttgaaACCTCTggatttaattacttttttaaaaaaaccttatGATTTTATTTGTCACTTTTAAAATTGTATGATTTAGTTACACTCCTAATATAGAggatttagacttttttttttcttgacgaACTTTAAGGCCAAAACACAAGTAAGACAATTTTGTATGACACACAACAACGCTATGTATACTAATGTAAACTACATTAGTAGTTACACAAGAAATTTCAtgtaaatagtaaaataaaagcACTCAATTTGTGTAGGTTGATATATGCCttactagggatggcaatggggcaaGATGGGGTCGAAGGATGCGTTCTTCACCTCCCTCATATGATTTTGTCTTATCACATCCCTACCCCACCTTGCATGATGGGACATATTGCTTACCCTATCCCTGCGCTGCCCTTGCTCCATCCTCAATCTTCTTACCAAAACTCTACGTTTTAATTTGTCACACCCTACCCCACAcctattacatttttatttttataaaaactgtttcattaatataaatataccattaaatttattacatcaaACCAAACCGAATAATATTATCCAAAGAGTTTGACAAGAtaatatcataataaaataaaaggtctTAATGTTCATGTTCTTAAATACTTAGTAAAAACTAAGTTTACAACACTAATAGTGAGGGTGAGGCAGGACTAAAAAACCTAGCCCATCCTTGCCTCGGCCTAAGGTGCAAGgaaaaaattgtcatccctatgCCTTATATGAAGTTCTATGTCCTTATTGACATGGAAGTCTAGACTCTACAGTGGAGCCAAGTTTTGATTCAGGGTGGgagacaaaatttatatatgcaCATGCACTcaaacacacatgcacatgaTGTACTTCTATAAAAGTCATTTATGAGCAGTGTATTGATgtaaaaaaacttacaaagaTATAGtatttatcatattttatttatttattaatgattaTTTTTTCCCTATAAGTTAACCTTTTGaagattaaacaaataaaataaaacttcacTTATAATTAAAAGGATTTTAATAGTTAGATAAACACTAAGTACAAGTAATTCTGTATAATTATGTAACtatcccaaaattttattgcttatacacaatttttatgAAGAAGAATACATTATTTCATAAAGAATTTAAGTTCCTATAAGTTTCTTCCCCCCACTTTTCAATGGTTTCAATAATGTTTTTCCCCTAACATCTTTGgtgcccttttttttctctatctttgTTTTCCTTTAATAGATCTTGAAGtttaaaagaaattgataaaataagaaatttttttttcccaaatgaATTTGATATATAAACGAGATGATAATgtattgattataaatttataattatgatATAAAGAAGTATATCatcaaaaacacataaaataaattcaacaaaaagaaaagaaagaacaaaaataatcaaattacaTTTAAGTGGAGTTAGGGAGAGGGGGCAAAGTTGAAACTCTCAAACATAACATTTATGTATAAGAGCATCAAAAGAGTGTATGGGGGTAATAACCTGACTTGGAGAAAGATTTGGctaaaagaaaattgaggaTTAAGAGCCTTAAGATTGCGAAGGACAATATTAAATTGCTCAATAAATTTCTGACTAATTCTTATGGTCCGTTTGAattgagggggagggagggagaatagagtagagtaaatttgggtcaaaatttatttatttattttagctaATTGTACTTTACTCCCTTCCACTCTccctctttctccctcaatccaTATGGGCCCTTAAGACAGAGAGGTGTAGCATTTCTTTTCCCTGTATAGTAAGCGTGtactaaaaagaagaagaagaagcagaagaagaagaagaaaactctATGCTTTATGAGTAGTCATTTGTCAacaatataaaaggagaagcatCAGCTAAATTAAAAGACTAAAGGTAGGGAATAAAGCTAAATATAGAATCAGCAGTGACTTTGATGAGACCAGTTTATGACTTTGAGAACGTGTATAAAACTGTTCTACAAATAAGTCTTATTCAGCTATTATTACAATGAACGATGGAACAAACAGAATCAAGTCTGGGTTTTCATTTTATGTGATTTGTGGAGCATATGCTGATGTTTTAATGCATTAGAAAGGCATCAAGAAAGAGCAACTCTGATGCTTTGTTATCTTAATTGTGTGATTCAATATAGTAAGCAATAAATATATAGAAAGTACTTTTACAAGCTACTGGTTTAGGACAAACCCAATGTAAAACTGTACCAGGAATTTCTAAGAGAAATCGGAAAGCATTGTATTCTTTGAGAATAGAATTGACATCCACATTGGGGAACAAGTTTGTTCCTGAAAAAGAACTCCATTAATTAATAGCATAATATCACTTTGCATATGTTGTCACCAACTTTTTGACAATTATTAAATGAGCCAGCTCCACTCGATTGATCTTGCAATTTTATTATAACCAAATCTAAGAATCAAAGCATAtactagtaattttttttatcttcaattttACTAATTAATCTTGTGccaaaaaccaaatcaaagtgttttaacttttaaccaTGACCACTTTATCATATGATGCTTTGTTTTATACCGCAACAAGTatatatttgagagagagagagagagagagatttgtccCCTCTTCCGTGTAGAAAAAACTTgcatgaaaagaaaattaatggcATGTTTGGAATGAGGAGGAGGGATGGGAGCAGAACATTTTTGGCAAACTGTATTTTACTCCCATTCCTTCCCCCTTAATCCAAACGGATCATAAATAATATAGATGAGagctaaaaaagaagaacaattgtaagagcattcacatcaggcAAAAAATTCCGTTTATTTtaagaacctactttttctattttacatactcactttttaaaacattacatattaggttatttattttacactacattatattaaaaatatcaattttattttttattttttttagttgtttttctttcttcacacacACAATAACCATTATCTATTCTCTTCTTTTAATCTCGAGATAagtaaataaagaataaaaatttatatgcaAAGCGAATAAgttagtgtaaatttacaccGTTACTATCTTACTGTAGcaattttgcaaatttacacattttaaacTTGATTAATGAGTAATTTTGAGGATTGCatgtttaaaattaataattttttctattttgcattaATTGATGCAAATGCTTAAGCGCcaaagattgaaaaaaatatatatattttgaagataataatagtaaatttattagaataaataaattataaatatatatatatatatatatacacacacacacacaacatctTTCCAATCTATCTTCTCATGGGAAAACTTGTGGGGGATGGTGCAGGACAGGTAAGGATATCGTGGCCATTTCATTCCTATAAAAGGTTTGGGCAGCATTTTGGATTAGTGTTAAACCCTCCTGATTAAAAATAAGGGTCcgattaatgtgtgcccttagggcacataTTAAACTTTctgtttttggaaatattttctcgaaaattgaaaaagctgtcattactttttcaatcctcaaaaaaatatttccaaaaacaaaaaacttaaaataaccCTATTCCCACGTATCAAAAAGGCAGTGTCAGTTAAAATGACCGCGAAACCGAAACTTCCAGTTAGCTTCACAAAAATAGCGAAGCTTCGAGTACAGAAAGCACCAATCCACTGTCCCCACTTCACCGCACCCCTAAACCAACTAAACCAATAAACACCCACCACATCAATAAAATCACACAAACCCAACTCATTTCCCCTCTTGGCAAGCCACGATTGGCTGGTTTCTGAAAGTTGTAGCAGTAGTTTCCTATTCTGAACACACCAAATGTTACACACACTTCCCTTTCTAAACAGTTGCAGTTAGAAACCTGAAATTCCTCgcccactctctctctctctgacacAAACACGCACACTCCATTAAACCCTTCACCAACTCCATTTACCATAATCTTCCTCTCGAACACACATTCTCTTCTAAgaattctagagagagagagagagagagagagaaaatgcgTGGTGAAGATCTTGAAAACAGAGGAGGAGGAACAGGGGAAGTGAAAAGCAGAGCAAACAATGGGAGCTACTcgctctcttcttcttcctatATGATTGATGATTCTGAGACCCGTTGGACTTCTTGGTTGGTTCCCGTGTTCGTGGTGGCCAACGTAGCTATGTTCCTTGTTTCCATGTACTTCAACAACTGTCCCAAGCACAATCCTGGGAACTGTGTGGCAAGGTTTCTTGGTCGGTTCTCCTTTGAGCCTCTCAAGCTCAATCCTTTGTTTGGTCCTTCTTCTTCAACGTGAGCAACTCGTTTCTAATTCTAAAGACACCCCATATCttgggttttattattattattattattattattttctgttttttgggTAACTGTTATAATtggtgtgtgtatgtgtgtgtgattGTTTGAATTTCTTTTGTCAATTTCTGGTTcttgtttcctttctttttctttttaaatttagaatttgcTATTTTGGTTCGAATTTGGGACTGTGATCAAATAGGGGCGCTTTgattatattattgttttgaGGTTACAGTTCTATGACATGGTGTCTCCTGCTTGTACCTTTAACTGATGATAGATTTCACAGATTAATGAAATTAGTATTGTTGGTGTaggttaatttttattattttatttttgactgATAAAATGATTTGAGGTGAAATATGGGTGGATCTTGAGAACTGAGTCTGTTCTTTGAGGcagcttttaagttttaatagaTATTTGCTCCTTCAGATTTTTTTTAGCTGAAAAGTGTTATTGAGTGGCATGATTTCGATTACTTGGACTTTGGAGTgctttttttaaaggtttttgaCTGGTTCGACTTTTGGGGCTGAAAGTGTGGAACTTTGTTGGATTGGTTAAACATGATTTACTTTTGGTAATTAGATTGCTATCCAAATTCTCATCTTTTGCAAATCATTGCTGTATTTGCtgtttttcaataaattttcagaatttggattggCTTGTGATGAATAAGTGATTTATAGCCCTTTACCTGCGTGGAATTGTAGTTCTGGGAGTTTGGTGACTACTGCAATGCCTCTCCTTCACTCTGTTGTGGAATCAAATTTAACTATGCCATTTCTTAGTTCCTGGCTCACaaaattttcttggaaatttgttaaattaattctgGATTGTGGAGTGTGATTAGCGGTTGCATTGGTAAAATTTGTTAGATCTTGTGAAATGGTTCTTTTATTAACATATTCGATTCAGTAGTATGCTTTGGTTGTTATTGATCTGGCATGTCATGGGATCTGGGTTAGTGATTTAAGATGGAATTGGGTTCACTTGGATTTAATTTGAAGTTCTTATCAAGGACAACACTATCTAAAAGTCCAGCTTGGTTGTCCATGGCAAAGATTTTATAAATAGTAAAACGAGTCCTTTTGTGGGCTTGCAGGAAGTTTTGGTTTATATTGAATAGAATTTCtgatcaaaataatttttttggtaagaaaCCTTTTTGATGATTGATCACTGGGTTTTTCTGTATTTTCAAGTGGCAAATCATATTCTTGTGAGTGATGAGATGGAAAGtttcagtcttttttttttttgagctaaatGATAGAAAAAGTTTCAGTCTTGAAAGGAGATCCACGAATGAATTTTGGTTTATACAGTAGATAGAATGTCTGATCAAAGTACAAGCATTTCAATTATTTGGGTGTCTTTTTCTGTCATTTGTGAAGTAAATGATTCAATTAAAAGCATTTGTGGTAATTCTTGAAGATTGGAGAGGTTGGGAGCGCTTGAGTGGACTAAAGTTGTTCAGAAGCATCAAGGATGGAGACTTGTCACTTGCATTTGGTTGCATGCTGGTGTTATTCATCTGGTTGCAAACATGCTGAGCCTGGTCTTCATTGGCATACGCCTTGAGCAGCAATTTGGGTTTGGTATGTTGCtcattcttttaaatattttaatataaataatataatgctGACTAATGAATATAAGTCAGATTTGGTAAACATTGTGTAATTGTTTATAGCTTTTCACCAAATCCTTGAAAAACCATGCGTGAGAACCCATGCTAAAGTTGCCCATCTTTTCCTGTTATAATCTCCATAAATAACTTGtagtaaagtaaaaaaaaagcatttgaacttgactcatatatatattaatgataaagagctaatCCAACCTTTTAAGTATTTATTGTCTTCTAATTTGATTATGATGTTGTGACCTGATATATTTCTTGGAATTTGGCAGTTCGTATTGGAGTCATTTACTTGTTGTCAGGATTTGGTGGGAGTGTACTTTCCTCTTTATTTATTAGAAACAACATCTCTGTTGGTGCCTCTGGCGCTCTCTTTGGGCTTCTTGGAGCAATGCTTTCAGAACTTATCACAAACTGGACTATTTATACTAACAAGGTTAGTCATGCTATCTGATTGCTGCTGCGTCTTACAGAGCTTGTTACAAAACATTTTATGTTAGTCATGGTtgtaatttcaattttgtttccaTACCATTGTGTGTCTGCTATCTGTTACTGCGTGTACTTTTAGACTTCACTTCAAAAACGTAATGGTTGCAAATCTTTGTTCATGTTATTATgttgattctttttctttctaattctcTCTCCTCAATTTCTTCCATAGGGTGCAGCTATGATCACACTCCTGGTCATCATTGTCATCAACCTTGGACTTGGAATTTTGCCACATGTTAATAATTATGCCCACATCGGTGGATTTTTGACTGGTTTCCTCCTTGGCTTTGTTTTGCTTCCCCGTCCTCAATTTGGGTGGTTAGACCAGCGGAATCTCCCTGCAGGCATTCCTGTCAAAACCAAATACAAGGCTTACCAATACGTGTTATGGTTTATTTCCATTGTTCTGCTGATTGTTGGGTAAGTTACTCTTCCAATAATTAaaactaagatttttttttgtcaattgatTAGATTTTATTACTTATTGTTGAGATTTAGTTCATGTGTTTTAGGAATTGTCAAACACTAAATTGTTTTTTCTGTGCTTAAAATGATGCAGGTTTATAGTTGCATTGGTGATGCTTTTCCGAGGAGAGAATGGGAATGATCATTGCCCCTGGTGTCACTATGTGACCTGTGTACCCACTTCCAGATGGAACTGTGATAAAAATTAAGCCTCCTAGAAGGGTCTTCTACTCCTCTAGTGTCTTTTTCCCTCGTATGTAAATGCACATGGTTGTTTTTGAAATTGATCTTTGCTCTATTGTATTGTATATGCTTTTACTCTTTTAAGATTGGTGCCATAGTTTCTAAAATTGTCATATGTATGCGTAAATTGTAGTCATTCTTCCATTGTATCTGCTTGTTTGGTGCATTATTGTATTACGAATCAATACAATCTAATGTTGATCAACTTTAAGGTAAGgtaataaaggaaaaaaaaaaaatgtggcgTCGCCCGGGTTCGAACCGGAGACCTTCAGTGTGTTAGACTGACGTGATAACCAACTACACCACGACACCTTGTTGTTTGCAAAATCggaattttttaattgtaagtAACACGTGCAAGATTTGTGTAGAATTGTGGATACACATGCACGCTTTGCATGCATAAAACTCACACAAACTTGATGAAGGACACACGATCCTCATTTTACACCAACCCAACATCTTTCcaaccataaatttttttcttctatattatACTTGAATCCTTAGCAACTAGTGTTATAATAGTAGAAGAAGGAAATGGGAACCAATCAAATGGTTAGCGAAAATGTACCAAAGATTATTGGGTTATTGATGTTACTATCAATTGCCTCATTAGTATCTGCTGCTGATGAGTGCTCAGCTGTGACAACACTAGTCTCAACTTGCTCTACATTTATCACGTATGGTTCGCCAGATCCTTTTCCAGGATCACCATGTTGTGATGCCATGATGAGCTTGGACCTTATTTCCAACTCTATCGACAGTCGAAGATATGTTTGTAGATGCCTGATGAATGTCATTACCACCTATAATCCCAATGGCACAGCTATTGCTACCTTGCCGGGCTTTTGTGGAGTCTCTTTCGGCTTCACCGTTGATCCAAACACCGATTGCAACTTGTaattaactctctctctctctctctcatagaacACACATGCACTCCTGAATTATTGTCCAGTGTTAATAATTACCTCATGTATTAAATATATGGacattttatttcaaaacagGAGGATATATTCACAGCCCGGCCCGTCTATCATCAATAattcctttttatatatatatatatatatatatatatatatatatattatgagatATATAGATTTTCTTTCCTACAATATATAGAACTTAAATACTAGTATGCAACAATTGCTGCATAATGATGTAGGAGCAAAAAGAAAGCAACATGTAGCAAAGCATTttcctatatataaaaaaagagaagatatatctaatgcaaaatatattttcttgtccaACATTGATGGTTTATTAAGAGTCTTATCCAACTCTTTAGGCCTACATTTCTAGACCAATGAGTAGGCTAACCTTAGAGCATTCGCATCAGTCTGTTTAAAGTTTTCCGTCTTTTTTTGCGTAACAAcctatgttttttattttacatagtCACTTTTACagaacacccacatcagtttatctattatacactctcttttatttaaataatatttttttatatattttttattattgttttattaaaatatctctCAAACTCACACGTtccttctctcattctctcatccCAAACTAGCAAAACCCTTCTCTCAAACTCTCTGCCTCACTCTCATTGCAATCTtttcaacctctctctctctctctctctctctctctctctctcaaatttccCCTTTTCTTAGATTTCTTTCATGGCAATGGCTATGGAGGCTAGTCCATATTTGTCAGCGATAGCATACACGGGACTGTgatgatttgggtttgggttgataGTTTTCCGTTGAtggtttattttgggtttttcatttGATATGTTGGGGTTGATTTTCCATTAATTTCAGGTTTGATTTccattgattttgggtttgattttttgttgattttggttttgattttctattgaAATTGTGGTtggatttttatgtgttttaaaatggtggtggtgggttgcaatggttgggtggtggtgggttgtactggttgggtggtggtgggtggATGGTTGATCGGCTGTGCAGATGAAGAGAgacagaaaataaaataaaaaaatataatgatttaCATAGCTACGATAACCGTGTAAATATATAAGGTTACTGTAGAAAGTTTGGATATTTACACAATAATACAGTGTCATGCATGTGAGATATAAGCtatattgtgtaaatttttgtactttttccCTAATGTGAGTATTCTTAGAAGTTTCTCTAATAGGCTAATCCATATTTGGCCCCATTCTAACCGTAAAGCAAGCACCAcaatgaaaatgatttttgaataTGGGCCAGCTTTAGGAGTGGAAAGTTTTGACATAAGAGTGCCTAGTCCAGATAAAGTACAAACTTTCCTAGCCCATTTATGTTATTCTCATCTCAGGGTTTCTAACACTTACTAATCTCACATGAATCTTGCAGCATAGTTTGACTT is part of the Quercus robur chromosome 9, dhQueRobu3.1, whole genome shotgun sequence genome and harbors:
- the LOC126699465 gene encoding RHOMBOID-like protein 3 is translated as MRGEDLENRGGGTGEVKSRANNGSYSLSSSSYMIDDSETRWTSWLVPVFVVANVAMFLVSMYFNNCPKHNPGNCVARFLGRFSFEPLKLNPLFGPSSSTLERLGALEWTKVVQKHQGWRLVTCIWLHAGVIHLVANMLSLVFIGIRLEQQFGFVRIGVIYLLSGFGGSVLSSLFIRNNISVGASGALFGLLGAMLSELITNWTIYTNKGAAMITLLVIIVINLGLGILPHVNNYAHIGGFLTGFLLGFVLLPRPQFGWLDQRNLPAGIPVKTKYKAYQYVLWFISIVLLIVGFIVALVMLFRGENGNDHCPWCHYVTCVPTSRWNCDKN
- the LOC126699466 gene encoding putative non-specific lipid-transfer protein 14, whose translation is MGTNQMVSENVPKIIGLLMLLSIASLVSAADECSAVTTLVSTCSTFITYGSPDPFPGSPCCDAMMSLDLISNSIDSRRYVCRCLMNVITTYNPNGTAIATLPGFCGVSFGFTVDPNTDCNL